One genomic region from Planctomycetota bacterium encodes:
- a CDS encoding anion transporter: MRWDATTAAALAVFAATYVLISLQKIRFLNLDRPSAALAGGLLMVLFGIVPFSRAVREAINWETIALLFGMMIVVAYLKSARFFEYVSTWILLRAGTPAKLLALLVPTSGLLSALFVNDTICLLFTPIVLGALVKARRNPVPYLVALVTSANIGSVMTLTGNPQNMLVGMFSGISYGRFLLFMLPVGAVGLWLDWAILRWLYRRELQGTFDPGALALPRVHGAVIRRVLGVLALMTAGFLLPVERWVPALGEGHKLPLVAMAGAAAVILVGRYRPAAAFQQVDWTLLVFFAGLFVVIAGVHTVGILPEMHRRAAPLFDEGGAVLCAFTVVLSNLVSNVPFVLVAQGWASGDYAWLVIAMASTFAGNLTIVGSVANMIVLELSRERAPIGFWTYLRAGAPVTLATTAAGFGILWLLRRAGAL, translated from the coding sequence ATGCGATGGGACGCGACGACCGCGGCGGCGCTGGCCGTCTTCGCGGCCACCTATGTCCTGATTTCCCTCCAGAAGATCCGCTTCCTGAACCTCGACCGGCCCTCCGCGGCGCTGGCCGGAGGGCTCCTCATGGTCCTTTTCGGAATCGTCCCCTTTTCGCGGGCCGTCCGGGAGGCGATCAACTGGGAGACGATCGCGCTTCTCTTCGGGATGATGATCGTGGTCGCCTACCTCAAGTCCGCGCGGTTTTTCGAATACGTCTCGACGTGGATCCTTCTCCGGGCGGGGACGCCCGCGAAACTCCTGGCGCTTCTGGTTCCGACGTCGGGCCTGCTGTCGGCGCTTTTCGTCAACGACACGATCTGCCTTCTTTTCACGCCGATCGTTCTGGGGGCGCTCGTGAAGGCGCGGCGGAACCCGGTGCCGTACCTGGTGGCGCTGGTGACCTCGGCCAATATCGGCAGCGTCATGACGCTGACGGGCAATCCGCAGAACATGCTCGTGGGGATGTTTTCCGGAATCTCCTACGGGCGCTTTCTTCTTTTCATGCTGCCGGTGGGGGCGGTGGGGCTTTGGCTCGACTGGGCGATCCTGCGGTGGCTCTACCGGAGGGAACTCCAAGGGACGTTCGACCCGGGGGCGCTGGCGCTTCCGCGCGTGCACGGGGCGGTCATCCGCCGCGTGCTGGGCGTTCTGGCGCTCATGACCGCGGGATTCCTCCTGCCCGTCGAGCGCTGGGTGCCGGCGCTCGGGGAGGGACACAAGCTGCCGCTGGTGGCGATGGCGGGGGCGGCCGCCGTCATTCTGGTGGGCCGCTACCGTCCGGCCGCGGCCTTCCAGCAGGTGGACTGGACGCTTCTGGTCTTCTTCGCGGGGCTCTTCGTGGTGATCGCCGGCGTCCACACGGTGGGGATCCTGCCGGAGATGCACCGCCGGGCGGCGCCCCTTTTCGACGAAGGGGGAGCGGTGCTGTGCGCCTTCACGGTCGTTCTTTCGAACCTTGTTTCGAACGTTCCCTTCGTGCTCGTGGCTCAGGGATGGGCGTCCGGGGACTACGCGTGGCTTGTGATCGCGATGGCCTCGACGTTCGCGGGGAACCTCACGATCGTGGGCTCGGTGGCCAACATGATCGTTCTCGAGCTTTCGCGCGAGCGGGCGCCGATCGGCTTCTGGACGTACCTTCGCGCCGGGGCGCCGGTCACCCTGGCGACGACCGCCGCGGGTTTCGGAATCCTGTGGCTCCTGCGCCGCGCGGGCGCGCTCTGA
- the bamD gene encoding outer membrane protein assembly factor BamD, whose translation MRAAILAAAALLSGEGWEYRPGIGFVNLSTMEKKSPAEFLDHARTRRRAGEHDAALEAFSLLAAHAPEAAHREAAHFERADTFFEAGRFYEAYQDAEAFLSRYPQSDRAAAAKRLEMSAALEMARRGHKERVLGLPLISTSRTGIECLREALRRYPREEFTADFIQKLGMFYYDRGDYDAAEQEFSTIVGNPERGIPAEYPDSPEAVLALYMLGRTSEQRFQGIARDIRPLREARRHYERFLEEADRLRRLPEPAARWVDGLLGPVRERLTEVYSRMLEKQLRTAEYYDWKGFPRSAAIYYRSILKDEASFRRVLKDFPETTAARQAREFLRQLAADAPK comes from the coding sequence ATGCGCGCCGCGATCCTTGCCGCCGCCGCGCTCCTTTCGGGCGAAGGCTGGGAGTACCGCCCGGGGATCGGGTTCGTGAACCTCTCCACCATGGAGAAAAAATCCCCGGCGGAATTCCTCGACCACGCCCGGACCCGCCGCCGCGCAGGGGAACACGACGCGGCGCTCGAGGCCTTCTCCCTCCTGGCCGCCCACGCCCCGGAGGCCGCGCACCGCGAGGCCGCCCACTTCGAGCGCGCGGACACCTTTTTCGAGGCCGGCCGGTTCTACGAGGCCTACCAGGACGCCGAGGCGTTCCTGTCCCGGTACCCTCAGTCGGACCGCGCCGCCGCCGCCAAGCGCCTGGAGATGTCGGCCGCCCTCGAAATGGCCCGGCGGGGCCACAAGGAGCGCGTCCTCGGCCTGCCCCTCATCTCCACGTCCCGCACCGGCATCGAATGCCTCCGAGAGGCGCTGCGGCGCTACCCCCGCGAGGAGTTCACCGCCGACTTCATCCAGAAGCTCGGCATGTTCTACTACGACCGCGGCGACTACGACGCGGCCGAACAGGAGTTCTCCACGATCGTCGGAAATCCCGAACGGGGCATCCCGGCGGAGTACCCGGACTCCCCCGAAGCGGTCCTGGCGCTCTACATGCTCGGGCGCACCTCCGAGCAGCGCTTCCAGGGGATCGCCCGCGACATCCGCCCCCTCCGCGAGGCGCGGCGCCACTACGAGCGCTTCCTCGAAGAGGCCGACCGGCTCCGGCGCCTCCCCGAGCCCGCCGCGCGCTGGGTGGACGGGCTTCTCGGCCCCGTCCGCGAGCGCCTGACGGAGGTCTATTCCCGCATGCTCGAAAAGCAGCTCCGGACGGCCGAATACTATGACTGGAAGGGATTCCCCCGGTCCGCCGCCATCTACTACCGTTCGATCCTCAAGGACGAGGCGTCCTTCCGGCGGGTGCTCAAGGACTTTCCCGAGACGACCGCCGCCCGCCAAGCCCGGGAGTTCCTGCGGCAGCTCGCCGCGGACGCGCCGAAGTGA
- a CDS encoding DUF4136 domain-containing protein, which produces MKPLPALVPVALLAACSVGGLYEDYPEVRVDIFDNVSERRTHEFDFTDAVVQEMASRGIRVNKRNAPYTLKGRILDLRTPSVVDQARTDVVLVGSLKLHMEIWLVDNRTGATVWKDDRVEAVTFSTARGESFQSARQEMIDRVARWVVTHFEKEW; this is translated from the coding sequence GTGAAACCGCTGCCGGCGCTCGTCCCGGTCGCCCTCCTGGCCGCCTGCAGCGTCGGCGGACTCTACGAAGACTACCCCGAGGTCCGCGTCGACATCTTCGACAACGTCAGCGAGCGCCGCACCCACGAGTTCGACTTCACCGACGCGGTGGTTCAGGAAATGGCCTCCCGGGGAATCCGCGTTAATAAGAGAAACGCGCCGTATACGCTCAAGGGACGGATCCTGGATCTGCGGACCCCCTCGGTCGTCGACCAGGCCCGGACGGACGTGGTCCTCGTCGGTTCCCTGAAGCTCCATATGGAAATCTGGCTCGTGGACAACCGCACGGGCGCCACGGTCTGGAAAGACGATCGCGTCGAGGCGGTCACCTTTTCCACCGCCCGCGGAGAATCGTTTCAGAGCGCCCGGCAGGAGATGATCGACCGCGTCGCCCGCTGGGTGGTCACGCACTTCGAAAAGGAGTGGTAG
- the ftsH gene encoding ATP-dependent zinc metalloprotease FtsH, which produces MDFDEESPRREESRPRKPRGFLFFLVLIFLAVMMFVWGRTAIGGAGKVAEVSIEEYVELKENGKVRSVRIVGDDLEAEMHSGYMRAGRPHRRVHAKIPPGYLGDYQGYRRLTEGLPAQNVEYDPPNIFFQQVLLPLIPWFLIILLVWYFFFRQIRATGGPGNILSFGKSRARFITADKVKTTFADVAGIEEAKEEVAEIVEFLKNPQKFARLGGRIPRGILLVGPPGTGKTLLAKAIAGEAGVPFLSISGSDFVEMFVGVGASRVRDLFRQAKENSPCIIFLDEIDAVGRRRGTGLGGGHDEREQTLNQILVEMDGFDTDEGIIVMAATNRPDVLDPALLRPGRFDRQVVIDLPDVKGREEILRIHARKVKLARDVDLKVVARATPMFSGADLASLINEAAIIATMKKKDAVEMSDLEEARDKVLWGRQKKSRVVVEEEKRIAAYHEAGHALVASSLPECDPVHKVTIIPRGRAGGATMSLPERDRYMLSRKYCQAQLAVLFGGRVAEELFFPDISSGAQDDIRKATDLARRMVCEFGMSEKLGPVSYFEEEEHLFLGREIARTRNHSEETARAIDAEVRRFIDEAYARAREIISARRDRLEAVAQSLLKYETLTGDEIRSILKGESIDAWKEQERAEELARQERARAEERAARREEGWRAGQEPLPGPQQA; this is translated from the coding sequence ATGGACTTCGACGAAGAATCCCCCCGCCGGGAGGAATCCCGGCCCCGCAAACCCCGCGGGTTCCTGTTCTTCCTGGTGCTCATCTTCCTGGCCGTGATGATGTTCGTCTGGGGCCGCACGGCCATCGGCGGCGCCGGGAAGGTCGCCGAAGTCTCCATCGAGGAGTACGTCGAGCTCAAGGAAAACGGAAAGGTCCGCAGCGTCCGCATCGTCGGCGACGACCTCGAGGCCGAGATGCACAGCGGCTACATGCGGGCCGGCCGCCCCCACCGCCGCGTCCACGCCAAGATCCCGCCGGGCTATCTGGGCGACTACCAGGGCTACCGCCGCCTCACCGAGGGACTGCCCGCGCAGAACGTCGAGTACGACCCGCCCAACATCTTCTTCCAGCAGGTGCTCCTCCCGCTGATCCCGTGGTTCCTCATCATTCTGCTCGTCTGGTACTTCTTCTTCCGCCAGATCCGCGCCACGGGAGGCCCGGGCAACATCCTCTCCTTCGGCAAGAGCCGCGCCCGCTTCATCACCGCGGACAAGGTCAAGACCACCTTCGCCGACGTCGCCGGCATCGAGGAAGCCAAGGAGGAAGTCGCCGAAATCGTCGAGTTCCTCAAGAACCCCCAGAAATTCGCGCGCCTGGGAGGCCGCATCCCGCGGGGCATCCTCCTCGTGGGCCCGCCCGGCACGGGAAAGACCCTCCTGGCCAAGGCCATCGCCGGCGAGGCCGGCGTCCCCTTCCTCTCCATCTCCGGCAGCGACTTCGTCGAGATGTTCGTGGGCGTGGGCGCCTCGCGCGTCCGCGACCTCTTCCGGCAGGCCAAGGAAAACTCCCCCTGCATCATCTTCCTCGACGAGATCGACGCCGTGGGACGCCGCCGGGGCACCGGCCTGGGCGGCGGCCACGACGAGCGCGAGCAGACCCTCAACCAGATTCTGGTCGAAATGGACGGCTTCGACACCGACGAGGGCATCATCGTCATGGCGGCCACCAACCGCCCGGACGTCCTGGACCCGGCGCTCCTGCGCCCGGGGCGCTTCGACCGGCAGGTCGTCATCGATCTTCCGGACGTCAAGGGGCGCGAGGAGATCCTGCGCATCCACGCCCGCAAGGTGAAACTCGCCCGGGACGTGGACCTCAAGGTCGTGGCCCGCGCCACCCCCATGTTCTCCGGCGCGGATCTGGCCAGCCTCATCAACGAGGCGGCCATCATCGCCACGATGAAGAAAAAGGACGCCGTGGAGATGAGCGACCTCGAGGAAGCCCGCGACAAGGTCCTCTGGGGCCGCCAGAAGAAATCCCGCGTCGTCGTCGAGGAGGAAAAGCGCATCGCCGCGTACCACGAGGCGGGCCACGCGCTCGTGGCGTCGTCGCTGCCGGAGTGCGATCCCGTCCACAAGGTCACCATCATCCCGCGCGGCCGCGCCGGCGGGGCCACGATGTCGCTCCCCGAGCGCGACCGGTACATGCTCTCCCGCAAGTACTGCCAGGCGCAGCTGGCGGTCCTCTTCGGCGGCCGCGTGGCGGAGGAGCTTTTCTTCCCCGACATCTCCTCCGGCGCCCAGGACGACATCCGCAAGGCCACGGATCTGGCCCGCCGCATGGTCTGCGAGTTCGGCATGAGCGAGAAGCTCGGCCCGGTCTCCTACTTCGAGGAGGAGGAACACCTCTTCCTGGGCCGCGAGATCGCCCGCACCCGCAACCACAGCGAGGAAACCGCCCGCGCCATCGACGCTGAAGTCCGCCGGTTCATCGACGAGGCCTACGCCCGCGCCCGCGAGATCATCAGCGCGCGCCGCGACCGCCTGGAGGCCGTCGCCCAATCCCTGCTCAAGTACGAGACCCTCACGGGCGACGAGATCCGCTCGATCCTCAAGGGCGAGTCGATCGACGCGTGGAAGGAGCAGGAGCGCGCCGAGGAACTGGCCCGCCAGGAACGCGCCCGCGCGGAAGAGCGCGCCGCCCGGCGCGAAGAAGGCTGGCGCGCCGGCCAGGAGCCGCTCCCCGGCCCCCAGCAGGCCTGA